A region of Halosolutus amylolyticus DNA encodes the following proteins:
- a CDS encoding Rid family detoxifying hydrolase — protein sequence MKRIIDTDDAPAAVGAYSQATTDDSLLFTAGQIPMTADGELLDDEPIAAQTEQALYNLDAILDEAGATSADILKVTVFLDDIDDFDAMNEAYAAYFDDEPPARSAVEVAALPKGVGVEIEAVASLE from the coding sequence GTGAAACGAATCATCGACACCGACGACGCACCCGCCGCAGTCGGCGCGTACAGTCAGGCGACGACCGACGACTCGCTGCTGTTCACCGCCGGCCAGATCCCCATGACCGCCGACGGCGAACTGCTCGACGACGAACCGATCGCGGCCCAGACCGAACAGGCCCTCTACAACCTCGACGCGATCCTCGACGAGGCCGGCGCGACGTCGGCGGACATCCTCAAGGTGACCGTCTTCCTCGACGACATCGACGACTTCGACGCGATGAACGAGGCCTACGCCGCCTACTTCGACGACGAACCGCCGGCCCGGAGCGCCGTCGAAGTCGCCGCCCTCCCGAAAGGCGTCGGCGTCGAAATCGAGGCCGTCGCGTCGCTCGAGTGA